The DNA window TTGGTGGCCAACGTGGTGAACCTCATGACGGACCTGCTCCTGGTGTTCGGTGGCGCGGGGCTTCCGGAGTGGACGGGGCCCTTGCGGCTGGTGCCGGCGCTGGGCGTGAAGGGCGCGGCCATCGACTCGGTGTTGTGTACGGCGTTGCAGCTGGGAATCGTGCTCTACGCGGTGAAGCGCATGACGCCGCCGGATGTGGAGAAGCCCTCGCGCAAGCCGGTGTGGGCGGACCTGTCGCAGGCGATTCGGATTGGAACGCCGGCGGGGCTGCACATCGCCGCGGAGATTGGTGTCTTCGCGCTGGCGGGCGTGCTCGCGGCGGGCCTGGGGCCGGCGAGCATGGCGGCGCACCAGATTGCCATCTCCTTCAGCAGCCTCACCTTCACCGTGGCGGTGGGCGTGGGCAACGCGGGCAGCGTGCGGGTGGGCTGGGCCGTGGGAGCTCGAGACGCGGCCCAGGCGAGGCTGAGTGGCTTCGTGGCCTTCGGCACGGGCGCGGCCTTCATGTCGCTCTGGGCGCTGGTCTTCGCCGTCTTCCCAGGCCCGCTGGCGAAGCTGGCGGGTGCGGCCGCGGACGTGCTGCCCCTGGCGATTCCGCTGCTGATGGTGAGCGCCATCTTCCAGGTGTTCGACGGCGTGCAGGGCGTGGGCGCGGGTGTGCTGCGCGGCCTGGGCGACACGCGCTTCACCTTCATCGCCAACATGGTGGGGCACTACGTGGTTGGCCTGCCGCTCACCCTGCTGCTGGGCTTCAAGATGGGGATGGGCGTCGTGGGCATCTGGTGGGGCCTGTGCATGGGCCTCATCCTGGTCGCGTTCGCGCTCGTGTGGCGCTTCAACAAGGTGAGCTCCGGAGAGCTGCGCCCCATCGAGTCGTGACGGGGCGCGGCGGCTACCAGGGCAGGTACTGCTGAATCATCTGCCGCCACACCGGCCAGTCGTGGGTGCCGCCCTGCCAGACAGCGAGCTGGTTGGCGATGTCCTTCTTCCACAGCAGGCTGGAGAGGTGCTCGTTGGAGGCGCGGCAGAAGTCGTGCTCCCCCACCGCGAGCACCATCTCCACGCGCTGGAGCGCGGCGAGTTGCTGCGGGTCGTGGGCATTGGGGAGCCACTGCGTGGCGGAGTGGTAGTAGACGTCCGGGTCGTGGTGGCCGTCGAGGAACTCGTCGGTCTCGAACTTGCCGCCCATGGAGATGAGCCGCTGGAAGGTGTGCGGGTGGCGCAGGCCCACGTTGTACGAGTGGAAGCCTCCGAAGCTGCACCCGGCCAGCGTCATGCGTCCCCCCGTGCTCCGGCGGGCGAGCAGGGGCACCACTTCGTGGAGCAGATAGGCTTCCCATTCCTTGTGCCGCGCGAGGCGGTCATGGGGATGGACGGCGGTGTTGAACCACGACTCCTCGTCCACCGAGTCCGGGCACACGACGATGTAGCGGCCGGACTGGATGCGGTCGGAGATGGCGCCGATGAGGCCGAAGTCCTCGGCTTGATAGAAGCGCCCCCGGCTGGTGGGCAGCAGCAGCACGGGTTCGCCGGAGTGGCCGAAGAGCAACAACTCCATGTCCCGGTGCAGGCGCTCGCTGTACCAGCGGTGGTATTCGCGGTTCATGGGGCGCGAGCTTAACCGTGTCGCGTCAACGGCTGGCAATGCGTGGAGTCCGCGAGGCCGGTTCCAAGTGACAAGCGTTGGAGGTGGGTGGGTGCCGAGGCGCACCTCGGACCACCAGGGCCCGGGTATTCCCAGACACGGGGGCGGGTGCCCCACGTGCCGGGAATCACGGATGCGAGCGTCAGCGCTCAGTCCGGCCAGTTGCCTTCCAGGGGATGCGGGCCGTCGGTGAAGGCGCGGACCAGGAGGGTGCCGCCGACGAAGGCGCCGGCCCAGGAGCCGCCCTTGCCGCCGAAGGACTCGTCCCGGTCTCCGCGTGAGCGCATCTTGTTGATGCCGACCTTGAAGGCGTGGAGGCGGGACGCGATGCGCTGGGCGAGCTCCGGGTCATCCGTCGCCACCGAGGCCACGAGCGCGCCATGGGAGATGTTGGCTTCGTGGATGAGTTTGTCCTCGGAGTCCACGGACACGAGGACGTCGATGGGGCCGAAGGGCTCGCGGAGGTAGAGCTCGCTGTCCTGCGGGAGGCCGAAGAGCAGGGAGGGCGGGAGGTAGGCGCCGCGCTCTTGTGTCGAGGTGAAGGCGTCTTCGGCGAGCTCGCCCTGGAACAGGACCTTGGCGCCTTGCGACTGGGCTTCGGTGATGAGGGTGCGCAGCTCCTCCGCCTTGCTGGGGGAGATGAGCGGGCCGAAGTCGACGGGGGCGCCGAGGAGGGGATGGCCGATGCGCAGCGTGGACACGGCGTCCACGTAGGTGCGCACGAACTTGGGGACCAGGGACTTCTCGACGACCCAGCGGGTGTACGCGGTGCAGCGCTGCTTGCCGAAGTCGAAGCTGGAGCGGAGTTGCTTGCCCAGCGAGTCCCAGTCCGTGAAGTGGGTGATGGCGTAGGCATTCACGCCTTCCATCTCCAGGGCGTAGCGCTTGTCGGTGGCGCGCAGGCGACGGTGGACCTCGCCGCCGTTGGCCCGGCCGCCGATGAACGCGAGGCCCGCGATTCGCGGGTGGGCGACGAGCGCCTCGGAGAGGTCCCTGCCGCGTCCACCCACGAGGGAGACGGGCAGGCCCGCGCGACGCAGCAGCGCGAAGGCGAGGGTGAGCGAGACGCCGCCACCTTGCGTGGGAATCTTGGCGATGACCGAGTTGCCCGCGAGCGATTGCACGAGCACGTTGAGCATCAGCACGGAGAACGGATAGTTCCACGAGGCGATGTTGGAGATGAGGCCGAGCGGCTTCCGGCTCTCGAGCATCGGGCCAATCTGTTCCACGTACCACCGGATGCCGGCGAGGCAGCGGTCCACGTCGTTGGCGGCGGTGGGCAGCGTCTTGCCGATGTCCCAGGCGAGCAGCTTGATGAGCAGGTCGCGGTGTTCCTCGAGGAGTGCCACGGCTTGCATGACGGCGCGGGAGCGCTTGTCGATGGAGCGGGCGGACCAGGGGAGGAACTCCGCGGCGGCCTTCTCGACGCCGTCGGAGACTTGGGTGGCGTCGAGCAAGGGCAGCTCGGCGAGGACCTTGCCATCGATGGGGGACACGGCGCTGAACCAGGCGGCCGGGTGGACCCACTTGCCGGCGACGGGGGAGAGCAGGCGTCCCTGCGAGTCGAAGGCCTCGGGGACGACACGCCTGGCTTCGGAGAGCAGGCGTTGGCTCTCGAGGTGAAGAAGGGGCCCGCCAACGAGTTCGGTATTCAGCATGGGTGCTCCTCCTCATGCGTGGGATTCACTCTGAATCCGTGGGGGCCGGGGCACACGGGTCCCGCGGCGTGGGCGGAATATCGTCACGCGTAAGGCCGGGCCGCTGGGGTGGGCGGCCGAGGGCTCGGGGGCATGGTGACGAATGGGGCGCCTGTCCATCCCCCTGGGGGGGGAGAGAAGACCCGTGGAGGGAATGGCATAGCTCAATTCCTTGTGAGGAATTGAGCTGCGGGGCGTGGGTAGGTATTTGTGGTGTGAAGGACAGGTTTGGACTGTCGGTCGGGTTGGAGGCTGTGTGGTGGATGATGGACAGCCGTGTGTCTTGACTCAGGCGCCCCGCGCGCATGTGACAAGGGTTGGACGACGTCCCCATCTCCTCAAGGAGCATCTGGAGGCCGTCGGACGGCTCGCGGCCGAGTTCGCACCAGTCGTCGTTCCCTCCGCGGGCTGCGAGCCGTGGTTGGGGGCGCTGAACACGGATTGGCCGACGCGCGAGCGGCTGCGAGTCTTGCTGCGCTTCCCGGTGATGGTGCCTCACAAGGTGCGCGAGGCGTGGGTGGAAAAGAAGTGGGCCCAGGTGGCCTCGGACACGGTGGTGCTCCTGGGGGCGGAGCACCGGGGCGCGGCGTATGACCCGTGGTTTGGCCTGATCCCCCACCAGGTTGGGGTTCTCGACCCGGGCACGCTCATCACCGGCTGACGGGAGATGCAGATGAAGACATCAGCGAGCAAGCGATTCCGCGTGCGGGCCGGTGGGCCCGTGGCCTGCTTCACGCGGCCCGAGATGAAAGCCGAACGAGTCAGCTACGAGGTGATGACGCCCTCGGCGGCGCGAGGCGTGCTGGAGGCGATTCTGTGGAAGCCCGCGATTCGCTGGCAGGTCCATGAGATTGCCGTCATTGCGCCCGTGCGCTGGATGAGCTTCAGGCGGAACGAGGTGAACAGCCGCGCCACGGTGGGGAAGTTCGACTACGCGGCGGACGAGGACCGGGCCCAGCGCAACACGGTGGCGCTGCGGGAGGTGGACTACGTCATCACCGCGTCCTTCTCGCTTGTGCGAGACAAGGTGGGAGCCCAAGAAAACCTTCGCAAGTTCGAGGAGATGTTCGAGCGGCGGTTGGAGAAGGGGCAGTTCTTCCACGCGCCCTATTTGGGCTGCCGCGAGTTCGCGGCGCGGATAGAGGTCGCGCCTGAGGTCCTGACGCCCACGGATGTCACGGTGGTGCGCAGGCCGCTGGGGTTGATGTTCTACGACTTCGTCTTCGGCGACTCGAGCAGCGCGACGCGGCCTCTGTTCTTCGATGCGTATCTGGACCGTGGCGTGATGCAGGTGCCGCCGTGGGCGCAGGTGTTGGAGCGCAACAGAGGCAGGCCATGATGCTGGCGGCACTCGATGCGTTCGCGCGGGAGCGAAGACTCGCGGACGATCCGCTCTATGAGACTCGGCCCGTGGACTTCCGCATTCGCTTGGGTGCGAAGGGAAAGTTCCTGGGGCTTGAGTCCACTCAAGATGAGCGGGGGAAGGGACAACCGTTGCTCATTCCTCGCATGCCGCAGCGGTCGGTGAACGTCGCCGCGGGGTTCCTGGTGGACAACTCGAAGTACGTGCTGGGGTACGAGGAGGAGCCCGCGCCGCGGACTCGAAAGGCGGGCAAGGGCGCGGTGCGGTCCGCGGCCTTCCTGAAGCTCGTGCGTGAGGCGGTCTCGGAGCTGCGGGTTCCGGAACTCCGGGCGGTGGAGCTGTTCCTGGAGAACGACGCCGCGCGAGAGCAGGCGCTCGCGGAGCGGGCGAAGGAGGAGTGGACGGGTTCGGAGATGCTCGCGTTCGTCGTGGGGGATTCGGTGGAGCCTGTTCACCTGCTGCTCGAGGTTCGCGCGTGGTGGGCGCGACGCGGGGAGACGGAGGCGGCGGGAGGAAGAACGGGCCTGTGCCTGGTGACTGGCAGGTACGGGGTGCTGGCGGAGACGCATCCCAAGCTGAAGAACGTGCCGGAGGCTCAGACCTCTGGGGCGTCCCTGGTGTCCTTCAATGCGAAGGCGTTCGAGTCCCATGGCCTCGAACAGGGCGACAACGCTCCCATCTCCCAGCAAGCGGCGTTGGGATATGTGCTCGCGCTGAATGACCTGCTGCGGAAGTCGGAGGAGCGTCGCTATCGGCAGGGGATACAGGTGGGAGACGACTCGGTGCTGGTGTTCTGGACGAACAGCACCGCGCAGGAGGAGCGCGCAATCCTCTCCGCGTCTGACCCGACGGAGGCGGACCTGCGCCGTTTCGTCGAGGCACCTTTCCGAGGATTGGAGCCGAGTGAGCTGGACACGCGGAACTTCTATTCCGTGACGCTCGCGGGGAACTCGGGTCGCGTCGCTGTGCGTGACTGGTTCCAGACGAGCGTGGGTGAAGTGAAACAGAACCTCCGGCGGTACTTCGCGGACCTGCAGCTGGGGGCAGGTCCGGCGGAAAAACCCACGCCTGTCTGGAGACTGCTGAAGGCAGTGGAGGCTCCCTCGGGACGAGGACTCAGTCCCGATGTCTCGACGCGGATGGTGGGCGCTGCGCTTCGGGGGCAGCCGTTTCCTCGACAGCTCCTCTCCGCGGCGTTGGACCGGCTCCGGCTTCCGCCATCGGACGACAAGTTCGAGCGCGAGCAACTCCGCCTTCGTGTCGCGCTCATCAAGGCAACCCTCATCCGCCTTTCCCGCAGTGGAGCCGCTCCCCTGGAGGTCTCTGTGTCCTTGGACAAGACAAACTCGTCGCAGCCCTATGTTCTAGGACGTCTGTTCGCGGTGCTGGAGCGATTGCAGGGGGCGGCGCTGGGTGACATCAACGCCACCATTCGGGACAAGTACTTCGGCGCGGCTTCCCGCAACCCGGCGACAATCTTTCCTCGGCTCCTTCAGCTCTCCGTTCACTACGCGGCCAAGGCCGAGTCGTGCGGATGGCTGGAGAAGGTGAAGACGGAGGTCATGGCCTTGCTTCCTCCTCAGCGCTTCCCGCGCAACCTGTTGTTGGAGGACCAGGGCCTTTTCGCGGTGGGCTACTACCACCAGCGCGAGGCGTTCTTCGCGAACCGCGCCGCCGCCGAGTCTTCGACCGCCACCGGCTGAGTTGCGCCCCCTTCCAAGAGAGAGCGCCATGACCGAGCTCAAGAATCGTTACGACTTCGTCCTGCTATTCGATGTCCTGGATGGAAACCCCAATGGAGACCCGGATGCCGGCAACACGCCGCGCATCGACTCGGAGACAGGACACGGCCTGGTGACCGACGTGTGCCTCAAGCGCAAAGTGCGCAACTTCATCCAGCTCACGCAGGAGAAGAAGCCAGGGTTGGACATCTTCGTGAAGGAGAAGGCCATCCTGAATGTGTCCATCAACGAGGCCTTCAAGGCGGAGAAGATCGACCTGAACGAGAAGCCGGAGAAGGCCGAGGACGGGAAGAAGCGTGACACGAAGGGACGGGCCCAGGGCTCGGAGGTGGAGAAGGGGCGGGCGTGGATGTGCAAGACGTTCTTCGACGTACGGACTTTCGGCGCGGTGATGTCGACAGGCGCGAACGCGGGGCAGGTGCGAGGGCCGGTGCAGCTCACCTTCGCCCGTTCGGTGACGCCGATTGTCTGGCAGGAGCACGCCATCACCCGCATGGCGGTGGCGTCGGAGGCCGAGGCGGAGAAGCAGAGCGGAGAGAACCGGACCATGGGCCGAAAGAGCACAGTGCCCTACGGGCTCTACCGCGCGCATGGCTTCGTGTCTCCTCACCTGGCGAAACAGACGGGCTTCAAACAGGCGGACCTGGAGCTGTTGTTCAAGTCCTTCGCTCACATGTTCGAGTTGGACCGCAGCGCGGGGCGCGGCTTGATGGCGATGCGCAGGGTCATCGCCTTCAAGCACGGGTCTGAGTTGGGCAATGCGTCCGCGCACTCTCTGTTCGACCGGGTCAAGGTTGCGCCTGTGCAGGCCGAGAAGCCCGCGCGCTCCTTCACGGATTACACGGTGGCGGTGGAGATGGCGGGGTTGCCCCAAGGCATCGAGGTGATGGACCTGGTGTGATGATGCGGGCTCGCACTCGGGCGTGCACGGACTGCTGGCTGTGGGCCTGGATACATTGTTTGAGTCAGGTTCGTGGGAGGCGGGGGGACTCCCCATGAGTGATGAGAGGTTGCAGGTGCAGGGTCGTTCCTCGTGACCGCGAGGAGCGTGGATTGAAACCATCACGCTGTTCCCCGTGTCGAATCCCCCTGGTCGCTCCTCGTATCCGAGAGGAGCGCAGGCTCAACGTCCCTCACGCCCCCCAGGGACGCAGGAACTCCTCCGCCTCCGCCAGAATCCGCGGAAGCGACGCCACCAGCTCGTGACCGTCCTCCACCTCCACGAGCTTCACGTTCCGCTTCCCCTCCGCCCACTGTCTCGAATACCGGATGTCACACGTGTCATCCGCCCGCCCGTGAATCACGAGCGTGGGCACCCTGACATCCGGCCACCCGCCCCACTTCGCATCCACTTCCTCCGCATCCGCGATGAAGCCCGAGTGCACTCGCACCTTCCGCTTCTCCGCGAAGTCGTCTGTCTCAATCCACCCCTGCTTGTTCCACAGCCCCCACGCCGCCTCTCCCATCCTCCTCCTCAACTGCCGCACCACCTGGAACGCCGGCGCCAGCAACACCAACCCGCTCACCCGCGCATCCGCCGCCGCCAGGTGCGCCGCCACCAACCCTCCCAGGCTCGACCCCATCAACACCACCCGCTCCCGCTCCCCTCCCATCGCCTCCCGCACCGTCTCCAACATCGCGCTCAACCGCAGCCCCTCCATCGTGGGCACCCTCAAGTTGAGCCGCGCTACCTCCACACCCCTCGCCCCGAAGTGACGCGACACCGCCACGCCCTTCGTCGAGTCCGGACCCGACGCGAAGCCATGCAGGTACAACCAACGCGGACCCTCGGACCTCGGCACGGCGGGCATGTCACTCATGGCCGCCCACTGTACGGACCGCCCCCCTCACACCCCACTGTCCCCGCTCCACCCCCGTTAGCCCCGCTCACACGACGCATGAGCCCTCAGAAGCGCACCACCGGCCCCACAATCACCGACTGGAGCAGCTTCGCGCACTCATCCACCGAGTCCTTCGTGAGCTTCACGTCACAGAACTGGAAGGCCGTCGCCGCCGAGATTCCCCACCGCTCGCTCAACCACCCGTCCACCCCCACCCGGAACGCCATGCTCGTCGTGTCCACGTTCTCCCGCAGGAACTTGCCCATCGCGTCCGGCGTGAGCGTGCTCCCCCAGCTCTTCGAGAGTCTCGCCCCCACCCACGGCGTGAACATCCGGTCCCGGAAGAATCTCAGCCGGACCTCAACCCCCACCGCCTTGTAGTCCAGCTGCGTCCGCTCCAATTGTCCCTGTCTGGACGCATCCCGCAGCTTGTTGCCCCACGTCTCGGAGACCTCGGCCAACAACCCCACCGACAGCCCCGGCGGCGACTCCACCCCCAGATACCCATGCAACGCCGGCCCCTTCGCCCGGAAGTCACTCAGGTGATCCAACGTGATTCCGGCCCCCAGGGAGCCATAGCCATGCCACCCGTCCGCCACCGCCTGCGTCCCCACCCCCATCACTCCCAGGAGCGCCACCCACTTCGACACCTTTTTCATGTCGTGCAGTCTATGTCCGACTTCCTTCAAGGGCAGGTCCACGCGCCATGTCTCAACCCGCGTCCAGCCCTCCCTCCCAGCACGAACAGGCCACGCATGGTCCGCTGGGACACCCCGCCCCCACCTCGGAGGACCTCCCGCACACCGTCTCGAAGTGTCCAGCGCCGTGCGCACCGTCACCGTGCCTCGCGAAAGTTTCCGCTCTCCACACGCCCCCCGTCCGCTGCGAGACACCCACCGCCGTGAGACAAGCGTCTGTCTAGGAATCCTGGTTCACGGCCGTCGGAAGCGAACGAGAGCCTTGCACCTGGGTCACGCC is part of the Myxococcus landrumus genome and encodes:
- a CDS encoding MATE family efflux transporter; the protein is MSTAVLPPQSELRPTLRIEFKALMKLAIPIAIAQAGQALMGLVDTLVMGHAGTSQLAAAGLGNGLFFAISSFGMGLMMGLDPLLSQAIGARNESRARALLWQGGWLALVAGAVLWLLLLGVPALLPMAGVVEPELSQTRDYLIWRSPSLPLMLAYMTVRTYLTSTANIRPLVVSTLVANVVNLMTDLLLVFGGAGLPEWTGPLRLVPALGVKGAAIDSVLCTALQLGIVLYAVKRMTPPDVEKPSRKPVWADLSQAIRIGTPAGLHIAAEIGVFALAGVLAAGLGPASMAAHQIAISFSSLTFTVAVGVGNAGSVRVGWAVGARDAAQARLSGFVAFGTGAAFMSLWALVFAVFPGPLAKLAGAAADVLPLAIPLLMVSAIFQVFDGVQGVGAGVLRGLGDTRFTFIANMVGHYVVGLPLTLLLGFKMGMGVVGIWWGLCMGLILVAFALVWRFNKVSSGELRPIES
- a CDS encoding esterase family protein; the encoded protein is MNREYHRWYSERLHRDMELLLFGHSGEPVLLLPTSRGRFYQAEDFGLIGAISDRIQSGRYIVVCPDSVDEESWFNTAVHPHDRLARHKEWEAYLLHEVVPLLARRSTGGRMTLAGCSFGGFHSYNVGLRHPHTFQRLISMGGKFETDEFLDGHHDPDVYYHSATQWLPNAHDPQQLAALQRVEMVLAVGEHDFCRASNEHLSSLLWKKDIANQLAVWQGGTHDWPVWRQMIQQYLPW
- a CDS encoding aldehyde dehydrogenase family protein translates to MLNTELVGGPLLHLESQRLLSEARRVVPEAFDSQGRLLSPVAGKWVHPAAWFSAVSPIDGKVLAELPLLDATQVSDGVEKAAAEFLPWSARSIDKRSRAVMQAVALLEEHRDLLIKLLAWDIGKTLPTAANDVDRCLAGIRWYVEQIGPMLESRKPLGLISNIASWNYPFSVLMLNVLVQSLAGNSVIAKIPTQGGGVSLTLAFALLRRAGLPVSLVGGRGRDLSEALVAHPRIAGLAFIGGRANGGEVHRRLRATDKRYALEMEGVNAYAITHFTDWDSLGKQLRSSFDFGKQRCTAYTRWVVEKSLVPKFVRTYVDAVSTLRIGHPLLGAPVDFGPLISPSKAEELRTLITEAQSQGAKVLFQGELAEDAFTSTQERGAYLPPSLLFGLPQDSELYLREPFGPIDVLVSVDSEDKLIHEANISHGALVASVATDDPELAQRIASRLHAFKVGINKMRSRGDRDESFGGKGGSWAGAFVGGTLLVRAFTDGPHPLEGNWPD
- the cas5c gene encoding type I-C CRISPR-associated protein Cas5c, whose product is MKTSASKRFRVRAGGPVACFTRPEMKAERVSYEVMTPSAARGVLEAILWKPAIRWQVHEIAVIAPVRWMSFRRNEVNSRATVGKFDYAADEDRAQRNTVALREVDYVITASFSLVRDKVGAQENLRKFEEMFERRLEKGQFFHAPYLGCREFAARIEVAPEVLTPTDVTVVRRPLGLMFYDFVFGDSSSATRPLFFDAYLDRGVMQVPPWAQVLERNRGRP
- the cas8c gene encoding type I-C CRISPR-associated protein Cas8c/Csd1, coding for MMLAALDAFARERRLADDPLYETRPVDFRIRLGAKGKFLGLESTQDERGKGQPLLIPRMPQRSVNVAAGFLVDNSKYVLGYEEEPAPRTRKAGKGAVRSAAFLKLVREAVSELRVPELRAVELFLENDAAREQALAERAKEEWTGSEMLAFVVGDSVEPVHLLLEVRAWWARRGETEAAGGRTGLCLVTGRYGVLAETHPKLKNVPEAQTSGASLVSFNAKAFESHGLEQGDNAPISQQAALGYVLALNDLLRKSEERRYRQGIQVGDDSVLVFWTNSTAQEERAILSASDPTEADLRRFVEAPFRGLEPSELDTRNFYSVTLAGNSGRVAVRDWFQTSVGEVKQNLRRYFADLQLGAGPAEKPTPVWRLLKAVEAPSGRGLSPDVSTRMVGAALRGQPFPRQLLSAALDRLRLPPSDDKFEREQLRLRVALIKATLIRLSRSGAAPLEVSVSLDKTNSSQPYVLGRLFAVLERLQGAALGDINATIRDKYFGAASRNPATIFPRLLQLSVHYAAKAESCGWLEKVKTEVMALLPPQRFPRNLLLEDQGLFAVGYYHQREAFFANRAAAESSTATG
- the cas7c gene encoding type I-C CRISPR-associated protein Cas7/Csd2, with the translated sequence MTELKNRYDFVLLFDVLDGNPNGDPDAGNTPRIDSETGHGLVTDVCLKRKVRNFIQLTQEKKPGLDIFVKEKAILNVSINEAFKAEKIDLNEKPEKAEDGKKRDTKGRAQGSEVEKGRAWMCKTFFDVRTFGAVMSTGANAGQVRGPVQLTFARSVTPIVWQEHAITRMAVASEAEAEKQSGENRTMGRKSTVPYGLYRAHGFVSPHLAKQTGFKQADLELLFKSFAHMFELDRSAGRGLMAMRRVIAFKHGSELGNASAHSLFDRVKVAPVQAEKPARSFTDYTVAVEMAGLPQGIEVMDLV
- a CDS encoding YqiA/YcfP family alpha/beta fold hydrolase, whose product is MSDMPAVPRSEGPRWLYLHGFASGPDSTKGVAVSRHFGARGVEVARLNLRVPTMEGLRLSAMLETVREAMGGERERVVLMGSSLGGLVAAHLAAADARVSGLVLLAPAFQVVRQLRRRMGEAAWGLWNKQGWIETDDFAEKRKVRVHSGFIADAEEVDAKWGGWPDVRVPTLVIHGRADDTCDIRYSRQWAEGKRNVKLVEVEDGHELVASLPRILAEAEEFLRPWGA